The following proteins are encoded in a genomic region of Streptomyces collinus Tu 365:
- the folE gene encoding GTP cyclohydrolase I FolE, producing MTDPVTLAGDGFIGEFDEKRAENAVRELLIAVGEDPDREGLRDTPARVARAYRELLAGLWQEPEDVLTTTFDLGHDEMVLVKDIEIVSLCEHHLLPFHGVAHVGYIPAETGKITGLSKLARLVEVFARRPQVQERLTTQIADSLVRILEARGAIVVIEAEHMCMSVRGIRKPGAKTTTSAVRGQLRDATTRAEAMSLILAR from the coding sequence ATGACCGACCCCGTGACGCTGGCCGGCGACGGCTTTATCGGCGAGTTCGACGAGAAGCGAGCCGAGAACGCCGTACGCGAACTGCTGATCGCGGTGGGCGAGGACCCGGACCGCGAGGGCCTGCGGGACACGCCGGCGCGGGTGGCGCGGGCCTACCGGGAGCTCCTGGCAGGGCTGTGGCAGGAACCCGAGGACGTGCTGACGACGACCTTCGATCTGGGCCACGACGAGATGGTCCTGGTGAAGGACATCGAGATCGTGTCGCTGTGCGAACACCATCTGCTGCCGTTCCACGGCGTGGCCCACGTCGGCTACATCCCCGCGGAGACCGGCAAGATCACCGGCCTGTCGAAGCTGGCCCGCCTCGTCGAGGTGTTCGCCCGCCGGCCGCAGGTGCAGGAACGGCTCACCACCCAGATCGCGGATTCACTCGTCCGGATCCTGGAGGCGCGTGGCGCGATCGTCGTCATCGAGGCCGAGCACATGTGCATGTCGGTGCGGGGGATCCGCAAGCCCGGTGCCAAGACGACCACGTCGGCGGTGCGGGGCCAGCTCCGCGACGCCACCACCCGCGCCGAGGCGATGAGCCTGATACTGGCGCGCTGA
- the folK gene encoding 2-amino-4-hydroxy-6-hydroxymethyldihydropteridine diphosphokinase, giving the protein MTRPFALGHSDPTVQPVPASVVEQVDAADTTLSNPKWAVISIGSNLGNRLETLQGAVDALEDTPGLRVKAVSPVYETEPWGVEPGSQPSYLNAVVALKTTLPPSSLLERAHAVEEAFNRVRDERWGPRTLDVDIVAYAGVTSDDPQLTLPHPRAHERAFVLAPWHDVDPEAQLPGRGPVAELLSALTREGVEARTDLELRLPE; this is encoded by the coding sequence ATGACCCGACCTTTCGCCCTGGGCCACAGCGACCCGACCGTCCAGCCGGTGCCCGCGTCGGTCGTCGAGCAGGTCGACGCCGCCGACACCACCCTGAGCAACCCGAAATGGGCCGTGATCTCCATCGGCTCCAACCTCGGCAACCGCCTGGAGACCCTCCAGGGAGCCGTGGACGCGCTGGAGGACACCCCCGGTCTCCGGGTGAAGGCCGTCTCCCCCGTCTACGAGACCGAGCCCTGGGGCGTCGAGCCGGGTTCCCAGCCCTCGTACCTGAACGCGGTCGTGGCCCTCAAGACCACCCTGCCGCCCTCCTCCCTGCTGGAGCGCGCCCACGCCGTGGAGGAGGCCTTCAACCGCGTCCGCGACGAGCGCTGGGGCCCCCGCACCCTGGACGTCGACATCGTCGCGTACGCGGGCGTCACCTCCGACGACCCGCAGCTCACCCTCCCGCACCCCCGCGCCCACGAACGCGCCTTCGTGCTCGCCCCCTGGCACGACGTGGACCCGGAGGCCCAGCTGCCCGGCCGCGGCCCGGTGGCCGAACTCCTCTCGGCCCTCACCCGCGAAGGCGTCGAAGCGCGTACGGACCTGGAACTCCGACTGCCCGAGTAG
- a CDS encoding DUF3180 domain-containing protein produces the protein MRELRIRVLVGVFVVAGVLSWAGARLWNSVGTLPSVPLAAPIVLALIAVVLLSTALSLRARFKAQRERRPGAKGVDPLMAARAVVFGQASALVAALVAGMYGGTGVFLLELLDIPTRRDQAIYAGFSVLAGVGVIAAALFLERVCRLPEDDDQNNHAGAEPAA, from the coding sequence GTGAGAGAGCTGCGCATCAGGGTGCTGGTAGGCGTGTTCGTCGTGGCCGGCGTCCTGTCCTGGGCGGGCGCCCGCCTCTGGAACTCGGTCGGGACCCTCCCGAGCGTCCCCCTGGCCGCCCCCATCGTCCTCGCGCTGATCGCGGTGGTCCTGCTCTCCACGGCGCTCTCGCTGCGCGCCCGCTTCAAGGCCCAGCGCGAGCGCCGCCCCGGGGCGAAGGGCGTCGACCCCCTGATGGCCGCCCGCGCCGTCGTCTTCGGCCAGGCCAGCGCCCTGGTGGCCGCCCTGGTCGCCGGCATGTACGGCGGCACGGGCGTCTTCCTGCTGGAACTGCTCGACATCCCCACCCGCCGCGACCAGGCCATCTACGCGGGCTTCTCGGTCCTGGCGGGCGTCGGCGTGATAGCGGCGGCCCTGTTCCTGGAGCGGGTCTGCCGGCTCCCCGAGGACGACGACCAGAACAACCACGCGGGCGCGGAACCGGCGGCCTGA
- the folB gene encoding dihydroneopterin aldolase has translation MDRVALRGLKARGHHGVFPREREEGQTFLVDLVLGLDTRPAAADDDLTKTVHYGIVAEEVVAVVEGEPVNLVETLAERIAQTCLKHEHVQEVEVRVHKPDAPITVPFDDVTVTITRSRV, from the coding sequence GTGGATCGTGTCGCGCTGCGCGGCCTGAAGGCCCGCGGGCACCACGGGGTGTTCCCCAGGGAGCGCGAGGAGGGCCAGACCTTCCTCGTGGACCTCGTCCTCGGCCTGGACACCCGGCCGGCCGCCGCCGACGACGACCTGACGAAGACCGTGCACTACGGCATCGTGGCGGAGGAGGTCGTGGCCGTGGTCGAGGGCGAGCCGGTGAACCTCGTCGAGACGCTCGCGGAGCGCATCGCCCAGACCTGCCTGAAGCACGAGCATGTCCAGGAGGTCGAGGTCCGCGTCCACAAGCCGGACGCCCCGATCACCGTCCCCTTCGACGACGTGACCGTCACGATCACCCGGAGCCGAGTATGA
- a CDS encoding nuclear transport factor 2 family protein, with protein MSAPHTDVEQVEAANTAFYEAMERGDFDELSSLWLTPSDLGVDEEYHDPADSGVISCVHPGWPVLTGRAEVLRSYALIMANTDYIQFFLTDVHVSVTGDTALVNCTENILSGGPAPEDGDELGPLVGQLVVATNVFRRTPTGWKLWSHHASPVLAETGEDDENGRNGVNGANPDDSPLA; from the coding sequence GTGAGCGCCCCCCATACCGACGTCGAGCAGGTGGAGGCCGCCAACACCGCCTTCTACGAGGCGATGGAACGCGGGGACTTCGACGAACTGTCCTCGCTCTGGCTCACCCCCTCCGACCTGGGCGTCGACGAGGAGTACCACGACCCGGCGGACAGCGGCGTGATCTCCTGCGTCCACCCCGGCTGGCCGGTCCTCACCGGCCGCGCCGAGGTGCTCAGGTCCTACGCCCTGATCATGGCCAACACCGACTACATCCAGTTCTTCCTCACCGACGTGCACGTCTCCGTCACCGGTGACACGGCCCTCGTGAACTGCACCGAGAACATCCTCAGCGGCGGCCCCGCCCCCGAGGACGGCGACGAACTCGGTCCCCTGGTCGGCCAGCTCGTCGTCGCCACCAACGTGTTCCGGCGCACCCCCACCGGCTGGAAGCTGTGGTCCCACCACGCCTCCCCGGTCCTGGCCGAGACCGGCGAGGACGACGAGAACGGCCGGAACGGGGTGAACGGCGCGAATCCGGACGACAGTCCACTCGCATGA